The stretch of DNA CTATCTCCTTGCTTAATACTTCGTTTTATTTCTCTGGCACTAGTAATTGGACCTTTTGTGGATTCTATTTATTTCTTAGACAACGTATAACAGCAGATTTTAATGCTGATAGCATCCAGGAAAGAGGAAGTTTATGATAATTGAATATTTGGAAGAACACTTTCTGCCTAATAAAGCGGTTCATATATGTGCTGCTTTTTTTTCGTCGGTGTGATTCACGTACAACTCTTGCTATGATCTCTTGggaaaatgattaaattttattataaacttGCACAGAATATGTATATTTTGCTGGAGATTCATAGTTTATCATCCTCTGAAACTCTGTATCTGATATTCTTATGTTGTCTTACAAAAGTAAAGGCCATAACATTGATTGGGAAGGAAGAAGGTATCAGAGGGTACTGGAAAGGCAACCTCCCTCAGGTTTTTAGTGTTTCCCATACTTGGTTCAGATTTGGATATTCTCTGATAAATTTTGACGAGGCTTCATTAACTTACAATTGATTAGAACGTCTTTTTAAATTGCTCAGGTGATTCGGGTCATACCTTACAGTGCTGTCCAGCTCTTTGCTTATGAAACTTACAAGGTTGTTCCAAAACTCTCTTTATGCAAGTCTTATCCTTTACTTTCCTTGAATCATGTAAGAGTTTCTTGTCTGATGGAGTCTTCTTGTCTATGGATGCTCAACAAGAATCCATCGCAAATCCTTTACAATCCTATATAATTACGGAAATAAATGTCTACATTTTAACTTGCAGAAACTTTTTAGGGGAAAGGATGGTGAGCTCTCTGTTATTGGAAGACTTGCAGCAGGTGCTTGTGCTGGCATGACGTCAACTTTTGTAAGTAATGCAGTAGTTTATTAGATTCTTAGTTGTTGGGCTTTATTGGGTTTTCCAAAGTGTATTGTTTTTGTGTTCTGTCTATTTGTCACTTATCTTTCATTTTACATGTCTTATGTCTATATGCATTTTAAAGCTTTTTTTATGTCTACGTAGATAACTTACCCTTTAGATGTCCTGAGGTTACGATTAGCGGTTGAACCAGGGTACCGAACTATGTCTGAGGTAACGTTAGTTTCTTTGTTGCCTGTATGACAAGATGAACTTTCCATGCGAATATGAATTTTGGTTTGTTGTCTCCAGGTGGCATTAAACATGCTGAGAGAGGAAGGATTTGCCTCGTTTTATTATGGTCTTGGACCTTCCCTGATTGGAATAGCTCCTTATATTGCAGTGAACTTTTGCGTTTTTGACTTGTGAGCCCATTGTAAATtcctttttctatatattttaggaaaataCAGTTGAATGTTATATGTTAAACATTTTCATATTCTGTGGATACTAGAGTGAAGAAGGCTTTGCCAGAGAAATATCAAAAGAGAACTGAAACATCTCTCCTAACTGCCGTGGTGTCAGCTTCTCTTGCCACAGTCACATGCTATCCCTTAGACACCGTGAGAAGACAAATGCAAATCAAGGGTACACCTTACAAATCTGTGTTGGATGCCTTTCCAGGTAAGTTATTATCATTACTCACcaactaaatttttttcttttttttaatcagtgtTCGCCAACTAAAATTAGAAGGTGCAATATATAGGAAGCACTGaagaaataggaaaatgatctctGGGCATTTTATCTTTAATAGTTCATCTTGCTGATTCTATCCAAAGTTTAGATAGTGAGCAGCTCAAGAACTTGAGATCGCTTTTGGGTTAGGGACCTGACCCTCACTCCTCCTCCTAGGATATAAtgttaggagacgtttggattcgaagatgagctgggatgatttgagatgagctgagatgagctgagatggattgtgaatagtaatgagatgagttgtgaatagtagtgagatttatgagttaaagttgctaaatagtagtgagatgagttgagatgagctgagatgagctgagatgagcggagatgaattgagatgagctgagatcacttacgaatccaaacgagtcctagtcataaaaaaacttctttttttcttctttttgtacTCTCTCCctgaaatttttctttttcagtggCTGATAAGAGATATTAACCTTTTTCAAAGCTTTCTCTTATGAAGGGTACTTTCGTTTTCATTTATCCTAACAGACTTGATATTCACCTCCTTGAAAGGAGTATTGAATATAATGACCTCACTGTGAGAAGATTTAGGTTGTACATCTTTTCTCTTAGAGTTTACAGGTTTGGTTTGGCTGTTAATATTTGCAAAAtcttcttattaaaaaaaagacaggCAGATTTGCAAAATCTTCAATGGTCTGTCAAAGGTGTGAAGTCCCATGTGGCCATGTGGTCATTTGTTTGTGGggaagttaaaattttaaatctattgTCAAAATCATTGTATATGACTGACTATATACGAATATTTTTGTGCAGGTATTGTGGCACGTGATGGAATTATTGGCTTATACCGGGGTTTTGTTCCGAATGCTTTAAAAACCTTACCAAGCAGCAGGTTCACATTaatatcaatttcatttcatatagaATGTAACCTTAGATTTGTTCTTGTATTGATCGGTTAGTACAGTAGTATAATTTGTACAGTCACTTCCAAAAATTACAGGCATGCTTGCTGCATAATTAGTTGATTCTTAAATTTGttgtctctttcttttctttttctcgagCAAAcgaatataatttatcattatcatttttcctACACTTTGTACATGATAAAtcatttttccatctttttcctaCTGCAGCATTAGGCTTACCACCTTTGACATTGTTAAACGCCTAATCGCGGCCAGTGAGAAAGAGTTTCAGAGGATCGTGGAGGAAAATCGCACCAAATTTAGCCCGGATGGCAAGTAGAAGGCCGGGTTTTATGTTTATAACCATTAGTTTCCTGCACATTGTTCTTGTGGAGATCGTGTCCCCATAGAAGTAGTCATTATTTTTTGGACTTGTATTTGCCAAAAGTTCCTTTGTTATTGTTATATGTAAGATTTTTTGAGAGATGAGAATCCCAGGATTGTATTTTTATGGTAGTAAGGAATTAGGATGCCGATTCTTTATGTGGAAATCACTTTCCACCAAAATACCAGCTCCTTATATGGATTAACTATGATATGTCGAGACACTTTAGATTGCACTGATACCTTGTCTGGAGGTTCTGTTTTGTTATTCAATGAAATTATGCtcattttgaacttttcatATCTGGTGTagtaaaaacataattaaagatGAACTGATGCTGCATAATGTGCATGTAAATCTACATGCACAGTGAATTAAAATGAAGTAATTAAGAAGTTGTCAGCACATGAAGTAATCTTATATGCACTATCCATTAACACTGTCAGATCATTTTACCAAGCTCTAACAAGTCTTGGGTTGACTATGTTCCCATGGAAGATTATATGGTAGACAAAAGCTTTATCAAAagtggctttttttgtttggacaacaATATTGGACAAGATCTTGACTACAGATAACCTGAGGAAGCATCGGGTAGTTGTGACTGATTGGTATTGTATGTGTAAAAAGTAGGAGGAATTAGTAGATCATTTGCTTCTACATTGCGAGGTGGCCAGGGTTATGTGAGATATTTTTTCACAAGAGTCGGTTTGTCTTGGGTCATGCCtcttagattggtggatttctTTGCAAGTTAGAGAGGCATTCACGGTAACTCCCAGGTGGCAGTCATTTGTCATATGGTTCCGAtttgtatgtgttggtgtatctagagtgaaaagaaatgtaagaaattttaaagattGTGAGAAAACAACGGAATAACTTAaacttttattctttaaatttttgctTTTATGAGCATGAACCATTGTTTGTAATGATCTAAATATACATGACTTGCTTCTTTGGATTGTAAACCTTAATTAGATGTTTCTCATGTATATTATCTGTTTACTTAAGTTTTACctatttctattaataaaattcctaTGATcagctatcaaaaaaaaaaaaattaacactttgtagtaatttattattttgttttcttttgtagtcCGGCGGGCAAGCTTCACAGTTCCTTGTGCCAgttttttacaaaatcaaaaccaaatagCCCAAAAAGTATGGAACTACACGGCATGCTCATCTGTCGAATGTCACTGACAGCTttggaatatttattattatttataggtTGTGTAGAACTATTAGAGATTCTCAACACTGGTCTGATTTGActgaagttttgttttttctttaattcctgTGAAACAATTCGGGGATCTGCTGGGTCCTGGTCTATCCAACAGTGTCTTTGCACGGCacgatttcttttttttctttttctttttctttctttttttcaacttcttaatTTGGTGCTCGATCTTTGTTCTATTTGAGCACCTGATATTGTCAACCTTTTTTTCATCTACTGGTGCAAGAGATTAGCAACTTCTacctgaaaatatatatatatattcatatgaaATCGTTTTGTTGACGTCTTCTTTGATGATTTGTTCTATTCACCTTACGGTTTTGGTAAATCGGTAGTTCTGAAGATAACGCAAACAAAGAATCAAATCAGGCCAATCAAATATCAAACATCATGTTTTGAAAATCTGTGTTTGATAAGACAAAAGTACCATTTGAAttgagagatgaaatgagatgagatgagataggatgagtttgaataatttataaatagtagtgagatttgtaagttaagattagttgagatggtttttgaacattttatgtgtttggattgaaagtgagatgagatgattttaagttATTGAAGAGAAAATAGATGTCAGTCTTACAAATGATTGTATAgcttttgcaatgattttgttttatttataaatatatttatttgttgaaaaagttgaagacaTAAGCTGTGTTTTTGTCGTGTtactaattaaaaagaaaagttgaacgtttttctccttttctgcTAGCattataaaaagttattatttgaaACTTTGTCGTTTTACAATGATATCAAAAACCATTTTCAAATCAGCATGCGATGACCGTTTGGATAAGAATTAGTTTTTTCGTacagagtgagatgagatgaaacccctatctcatctcatcaatcCAAACCacatctaattattaaaattaagtgCTATATTCgtcatctttaattattatatttgattcttattatttaacttatatTACACTACCGATTTATATACAAAACCTTCGTACATGGTATTAAGAGCGAGACtatcgtttttctttttcatggcaGATCCCATTTCTTGGcctttaaattttatgtatttaatgtTCACTCCTATCTTTGTTCGTTCAAGCCAATCATCAAACACCTTCTTCTCTTCCCTTTCCCCTCTTAataatttcatcatcatcaaactcgTGAGAACTGCCTTTTGTGGAAAGCTCAAATTCTCCTTAATCTCAAGGGTCATGGCAATATCAATGGTCCTTATCCTTGCAAGATTAGCTGATTTTAGTTGCCTTGAACTACTTACCTTTCGGAACCCAACTTGGCCATGGCCCATGTCACATTGTCACCTGCAAGTGCTTAACCTCTTGCAATCAGAGTCATGAATGAATTTGCATTTTCAGCTTACACTCTAAATTGGAAAATTAGTTGATTGGTAGAAAAATTAAAGTTTCTAGAACGGAAAATGGTTTGCGCTCAAGCCATTTTTGGGAATCTAAGTGCATTCTCAATGGATTAattaaagttaaagtacattttttataaatataagatgaatttaacttttgactattctattcatttcacataaatctctacgtcggaatagttattttttcactatataacaataaaataatataaaataaatttggctTTAGATATTCACATCAAAtattcacattggattatctatttattcattatataacaatgagtaattaataattaaaaaagtatttaatttttttaattattaatttattttattttatcatattttactaatttctatcattcccatataactatatttttttttatcaaacttGGACAGAGTATCCATGAACCCGTGCACTTGAAGAGAGCATCAATTCAACAGACATTTCTAAAAATTGGACATGTTGATTTgctggaaagaaaaataattcataaaataagaatttggcCTATGAACAGGAGcattcaaatttggaaattgtTTTGAATGTAACTATAGCTATAATCCA from Juglans regia cultivar Chandler chromosome 4, Walnut 2.0, whole genome shotgun sequence encodes:
- the LOC108995199 gene encoding probable envelope ADP,ATP carrier protein, chloroplastic, which codes for MREERAVVVFRKIPSLNGYSLCSLTETTDHEPLWKTAQLSCSGSGAIGSPFNFACVSVVAEKKDQREFEPTPAQLLKHPLAIAAYVPKEAAIFTAGAISGAASKTFTAPLERIKLLMQTHGVRVGGKSSKKAIGFIEAITLIGKEEGIRGYWKGNLPQVIRVIPYSAVQLFAYETYKKLFRGKDGELSVIGRLAAGACAGMTSTFITYPLDVLRLRLAVEPGYRTMSEVALNMLREEGFASFYYGLGPSLIGIAPYIAVNFCVFDLVKKALPEKYQKRTETSLLTAVVSASLATVTCYPLDTVRRQMQIKGTPYKSVLDAFPGIVARDGIIGLYRGFVPNALKTLPSSSIRLTTFDIVKRLIAASEKEFQRIVEENRTKFSPDGK